One genomic segment of Mycolicibacterium psychrotolerans includes these proteins:
- a CDS encoding IclR family transcriptional regulator gives MSPPTDRVVAVLDFLAARPAERFGVSELARRLGLSKPTCLGIVTSLADAGYLVRDSADKTYRLGPSLITLGHRAQESMRVSPAAREALRRLSARYGITAALSAVVDDRITVLDLVSPPGARPGVEVGQSYPFAPPVGLMFVLWDDDAERAWLAREPTIPLRTDTARLARVITECRSDGYLVERLTPGGRRLYSLMAGMSATLPDELRALLGELVSDIGERVSLREDRSARKRHDISVISAPVYDHHRRQVMVASMHIGAALSEREITERARAVVGTADAVTAQLGGSKPRWR, from the coding sequence ATGTCGCCCCCGACCGACCGCGTCGTCGCCGTGCTGGACTTCCTCGCCGCGCGGCCGGCGGAACGCTTCGGCGTCTCGGAGCTGGCCCGCCGGCTCGGCTTGAGCAAGCCGACCTGCCTCGGCATCGTCACGTCGCTGGCCGACGCCGGCTACCTGGTCCGCGACAGTGCCGACAAGACCTACCGGCTGGGGCCCTCGCTGATCACTCTGGGCCACCGGGCACAGGAGTCGATGCGGGTCAGTCCCGCCGCCCGGGAGGCGCTGCGGCGGCTGTCGGCCCGCTACGGGATCACCGCCGCGCTGTCGGCCGTGGTCGACGACCGCATCACCGTGCTCGATCTCGTCTCACCGCCGGGCGCGCGACCGGGGGTCGAGGTCGGGCAGAGCTACCCGTTCGCACCGCCGGTCGGGCTGATGTTCGTGCTGTGGGATGACGACGCCGAACGCGCCTGGCTGGCGCGGGAGCCGACGATCCCGCTGCGCACCGACACCGCGCGACTCGCCCGCGTGATCACCGAGTGCCGCTCCGACGGCTACCTGGTGGAGCGGCTGACGCCCGGCGGCCGCCGCCTGTACAGCCTGATGGCCGGGATGTCGGCGACGCTGCCCGACGAATTACGGGCGCTGCTGGGTGAATTGGTCTCCGACATCGGCGAGCGGGTGTCTCTGCGCGAGGACCGTTCCGCCCGGAAGCGGCATGACATCAGCGTGATCTCGGCGCCGGTCTACGACCACCACCGGCGGCAGGTGATGGTCGCCTCCATGCACATCGGGGCGGCGTTGAGCGAGCGTGAGATCACCGAGCGGGCCCGTGCGGTGGTCGGGACCGCCGACGCGGTCACCGCGCAACTCGGCGGCAGCAAGCCGCGGTGGCGCTGA
- a CDS encoding SDR family oxidoreductase — translation MLENKVVLISGVGPALGTTLARRCALEGADLVLAARTVERLEGVAAEIDRIGRRAVSVGTDITDEAQVTNLVEKSLEAYGKVDVLINNAFKVPSMKPLAKTSFEHIRETFELTVLGALRLIQGLTPALAETNGSVVNVNSMVVRHSDPKQGAYKMAKSALLAMSQSLASELGTQGIRVNSVLPGYIWGGTLQGYFEHQAGKYGTTVEEIYKAAAVNSDLKRLPTEDEVASAILFMASDLSSGITGQALDVNCGEYKA, via the coding sequence ATGCTGGAGAACAAGGTCGTCCTGATCAGCGGGGTCGGACCGGCACTCGGAACGACGCTGGCGCGCCGCTGTGCCCTGGAGGGAGCGGACCTGGTGCTGGCCGCGCGCACCGTCGAGCGGCTCGAGGGCGTCGCCGCCGAGATCGACCGCATCGGCCGGCGAGCGGTGTCTGTGGGCACCGACATCACCGACGAAGCGCAGGTGACCAACCTCGTCGAGAAGAGCCTCGAGGCGTACGGCAAGGTCGACGTCCTGATCAACAACGCGTTCAAGGTGCCGTCGATGAAGCCGTTGGCCAAGACCAGCTTCGAGCACATTCGCGAGACGTTCGAGCTCACGGTGCTGGGCGCGCTGCGACTGATCCAGGGGCTGACGCCGGCGCTTGCCGAGACCAACGGCTCGGTGGTCAACGTGAACTCGATGGTGGTGCGGCACTCCGATCCCAAGCAGGGCGCCTACAAGATGGCCAAGTCGGCGCTGCTGGCGATGTCGCAGTCGCTGGCCAGTGAGCTGGGCACCCAGGGCATCCGGGTGAATTCGGTTCTGCCGGGCTATATCTGGGGTGGCACGCTGCAGGGGTACTTCGAGCATCAGGCCGGCAAGTACGGCACCACGGTCGAGGAGATCTACAAGGCGGCCGCTGTCAACAGCGACCTGAAGCGGCTGCCCACCGAGGACGAGGTGGCCTCGGCGATCCTGTTCATGGCCAGCGACCTGTCCAGTGGCATCACCGGTCAGGCCCTGGACGTCAACTGCGGGGAGTACAAGGCGTGA
- a CDS encoding sulfotransferase family protein → MSSTRTNVGTVEDLHVSAVKACGLDDFGSDDDNYREALAVLLESYQRDANLTEFGSKMQRFFVRNALVARLVSEAAFKQYPQHVDVPIERPIFVTGLPRTGTTAVHRLLAADPRHQGLELWLAEFPQPRPPRETWSQNPVFQQLDAQFSKAHAENPDYTGLHYMTADEVEECWQLLRQSLHSVSYETLAHLPTYSQWLSRQDWTKPYRRHRKNLQLIGLNDVGKRWVLKNPSHLFALDALFATYPDALVIQCHRPAETIMASMCSLAQHTTEGWSNTFVGTVIGQDSLETWSRGLRLFNAERASHDPAQFYDLDYFALIKDPIGAVEDIYRAFGIDFTAEARAAMAHTHEESRQGPRAPKHSYSLADYGLTEEQVKAQFDGL, encoded by the coding sequence GTGAGTTCTACCCGGACCAACGTCGGCACCGTCGAGGATCTGCATGTCTCGGCGGTGAAAGCCTGTGGCCTCGACGATTTCGGCAGCGACGACGACAACTACCGGGAGGCGCTCGCCGTCCTGCTCGAGTCCTATCAGCGCGACGCCAACCTCACCGAGTTCGGCAGCAAGATGCAGCGCTTCTTCGTGCGCAACGCGCTGGTCGCCCGGCTGGTGTCGGAGGCGGCGTTCAAGCAGTACCCGCAGCACGTCGACGTGCCGATCGAGCGGCCGATCTTCGTCACGGGCCTGCCGCGCACCGGCACCACGGCCGTACACCGGTTGCTGGCCGCCGATCCGCGCCACCAGGGGTTGGAGTTGTGGCTCGCGGAGTTCCCCCAGCCGCGGCCGCCCCGTGAAACGTGGTCGCAGAACCCGGTTTTCCAGCAGCTGGACGCGCAGTTCAGCAAGGCACACGCCGAGAACCCGGATTACACGGGGCTGCACTACATGACCGCCGACGAGGTCGAGGAGTGCTGGCAGCTGCTGCGGCAGTCGCTGCACTCGGTGAGCTACGAGACCTTGGCGCACCTGCCCACGTATTCGCAGTGGCTGTCCCGGCAGGACTGGACGAAGCCGTATCGGCGGCACCGCAAGAACCTGCAGTTGATCGGGCTCAACGACGTCGGCAAGCGCTGGGTGCTCAAGAATCCGAGCCACCTGTTCGCCCTCGACGCGCTGTTCGCCACGTATCCGGATGCACTGGTGATCCAGTGTCACCGGCCGGCGGAGACGATCATGGCCTCGATGTGCTCACTGGCCCAGCACACCACCGAGGGGTGGTCGAACACCTTCGTGGGCACGGTGATCGGCCAGGACTCTCTGGAAACCTGGTCGCGCGGGCTGCGGTTGTTCAACGCCGAACGCGCCAGCCACGATCCGGCCCAGTTCTACGACCTGGACTACTTCGCGCTGATCAAGGACCCGATCGGGGCGGTCGAGGACATCTACCGCGCATTCGGCATCGACTTCACCGCCGAGGCGCGGGCAGCCATGGCGCACACCCACGAGGAGAGCAGGCAGGGCCCCCGGGCGCCCAAGCACAGCTACTCACTCGCTGACTACGGACTGACCGAGGAGCAGGTCAAGGCGCAGTTCGACGGCCTGTGA
- a CDS encoding Rieske 2Fe-2S domain-containing protein, whose amino-acid sequence MSTDTAGTTSVREIDTGTLPDRFARGWHCLGPVKNYLDGEAHGIEIFGTMLVVFADSAGELKVLDGYCRHMGGNLAQGTIKGDEVACPFHDWRWGGDGKCKLVPYAKRTPRLARTRAWHTDVRGGLLFVWHDHEGNPPQEEVRIPEIPEWGSGEWTDWKWNTMLIEGSNCREIIDNVTDMAHFFYIHFGLPTYFKNVFEGHIASQYLHNVGRPDVNDMGTAYGEAKLDSEASYFGPSFMINWLHNTYGDFKAESILINCHYPVTQDSFVLQWGVIVEKPKGLDDNTTQKLADAFTDGVSKGFLQDVEIWKHKTRIDNPLLVEEDGAVYQMRRWYQQFYVDAADVTPDMTDRFEMEVDTTVANEKWHVEVEENLKAREAEKQAT is encoded by the coding sequence GTGAGCACCGATACTGCGGGAACCACGAGTGTTCGTGAGATCGACACGGGCACGCTGCCCGACCGCTTCGCGCGCGGCTGGCACTGCCTGGGGCCGGTGAAGAACTACCTCGACGGCGAGGCGCACGGCATCGAGATCTTCGGCACCATGCTGGTCGTCTTCGCCGACTCGGCGGGCGAGCTGAAGGTACTGGACGGCTACTGCCGCCACATGGGCGGGAACCTGGCGCAGGGCACCATCAAGGGCGACGAGGTCGCCTGCCCCTTCCATGACTGGCGGTGGGGCGGCGACGGCAAGTGCAAGCTCGTCCCCTACGCCAAGCGCACCCCGCGGCTGGCCCGCACCCGCGCCTGGCACACCGACGTGCGCGGCGGGCTGCTGTTCGTGTGGCACGACCACGAGGGCAACCCTCCGCAGGAAGAGGTCCGCATCCCGGAGATCCCCGAGTGGGGCAGCGGCGAGTGGACCGACTGGAAGTGGAACACGATGCTGATCGAAGGCAGCAACTGCCGCGAGATCATCGACAACGTCACCGACATGGCGCACTTCTTCTACATCCACTTCGGGCTGCCCACGTACTTCAAGAACGTCTTCGAGGGCCACATCGCCTCGCAGTACCTGCACAACGTGGGCCGGCCCGATGTCAACGACATGGGCACCGCCTACGGCGAGGCCAAGCTCGACTCCGAAGCCAGCTACTTCGGACCGTCGTTCATGATCAACTGGCTGCACAACACCTACGGCGACTTCAAGGCCGAGTCGATCCTGATCAACTGCCACTACCCGGTGACCCAGGATTCGTTCGTGCTGCAGTGGGGCGTCATCGTCGAGAAGCCCAAGGGCCTCGACGACAACACCACCCAGAAGCTCGCCGACGCGTTCACCGACGGTGTCAGCAAGGGCTTCCTGCAGGACGTCGAGATCTGGAAACACAAGACCCGCATCGACAATCCGCTGCTGGTCGAGGAGGACGGCGCCGTCTACCAGATGCGCCGCTGGTACCAGCAGTTCTACGTCGACGCCGCCGACGTGACACCGGACATGACCGACCGCTTCGAGATGGAGGTCGATACGACGGTGGCCAACGAGAAGTGGCATGTCGAGGTCGAGGAGAACCTCAAGGCGCGGGAAGCCGAGAAGCAGGCCACATGA
- a CDS encoding MFS transporter → MHTVFTIAQAPRRPVVASRRWLAVAAATFAVAWGGNEFTPLLVMYREGERFSALTVDLLLFAYVLGIVPALLIGGPLSDRFGRRPLMLPAPLLAAAGSLILAAGAQSAPVLAAGRVFSGLALGLAMAVGGSWLKELSAPPWGDGTAGARRAAMSLTAGFGLGAGAAGLLAQWGPAPAVLSYACNAAMALAAAAVLTVAPETRQRHDSGRPWWTDLAVPAPARRRFLLVVLPVAPWVFGAAGSAYAVLPALMTDRAGGTPIAFSALLCVVALGVGFAVQQAGRALGADGPRGVAIALLLLVAGMGCAAWAAAVLTVPAALVAAAVLGAGYGMALLAGLQEIQRLAGPDDLAGMIALFYSLSYLGFGVPAVLAFAFASGVSYPVMFGVGAAVALGCLVVTLTGARRS, encoded by the coding sequence GTGCACACCGTGTTCACTATTGCGCAAGCGCCGAGACGGCCGGTGGTGGCGTCGCGGCGCTGGCTCGCGGTCGCCGCGGCGACGTTTGCGGTCGCCTGGGGAGGTAACGAGTTCACCCCGCTGCTGGTCATGTACCGCGAGGGCGAGCGCTTCTCCGCGCTGACGGTCGACCTGCTGCTGTTCGCCTACGTGCTGGGTATCGTCCCTGCGCTGCTGATCGGCGGACCGCTCTCGGACCGCTTCGGCCGTCGCCCGCTGATGCTGCCTGCTCCGTTGCTCGCCGCGGCCGGCTCGCTGATCCTCGCCGCGGGCGCGCAGTCGGCGCCGGTACTCGCCGCGGGTCGGGTGTTCAGCGGGCTCGCGCTCGGCCTGGCGATGGCCGTGGGCGGCAGCTGGCTCAAGGAACTGTCGGCTCCGCCGTGGGGCGACGGAACAGCCGGCGCCAGGCGCGCCGCCATGAGCCTGACGGCGGGATTCGGCCTCGGGGCAGGCGCGGCGGGGCTGCTCGCCCAGTGGGGTCCGGCGCCCGCGGTGCTGTCCTACGCCTGCAATGCCGCCATGGCTCTGGCGGCCGCGGCGGTGCTCACCGTCGCGCCCGAGACGCGGCAGCGGCACGACTCCGGCCGCCCGTGGTGGACGGACCTGGCCGTCCCGGCACCGGCCCGGCGCCGCTTCCTGCTCGTCGTGCTGCCGGTCGCGCCGTGGGTGTTCGGTGCGGCGGGCTCGGCCTACGCGGTGTTGCCCGCGTTGATGACCGACCGCGCAGGCGGCACGCCGATCGCTTTCTCGGCGCTGCTGTGCGTCGTGGCGCTGGGGGTGGGTTTCGCGGTGCAGCAGGCCGGACGGGCACTGGGCGCCGACGGTCCCCGCGGCGTGGCGATCGCGCTGCTGCTGCTCGTCGCGGGCATGGGTTGCGCCGCGTGGGCGGCCGCGGTGTTGACGGTGCCCGCGGCGCTCGTCGCGGCCGCGGTGCTCGGCGCCGGGTACGGGATGGCACTGCTGGCCGGTCTGCAGGAGATCCAGCGCCTCGCCGGCCCCGACGACCTGGCCGGGATGATCGCGCTGTTCTACAGCCTCAGCTATCTGGGCTTCGGCGTCCCCGCCGTGCTGGCGTTCGCCTTTGCGTCGGGGGTGAGCTACCCGGTGATGTTCGGCGTGGGAGCAGCCGTCGCGCTCGGCTGCCTGGTTGTCACGCTGACAGGGGCCCGGCGGTCCTAG
- a CDS encoding TetR/AcrR family transcriptional regulator — MATRRGRPRSEAVRSAVLAAAADLARHGGPGAATIDAIARRAEVSRTTIYKWWPSAAAIVLEGLLDSVRESIVRPPGSTTVQALVHHVGALNAILADPTVGPLLRNVMAAAAGDPAIQSALLDQWIEPRRGAVVTTLLDAVATGELDGDTDIEVVVDALVSPPYYRLVFGMPPLTEEAVDALVDTVWSGCA, encoded by the coding sequence ATGGCCACCCGCCGCGGACGTCCCCGCAGTGAGGCGGTGCGCAGCGCCGTGCTCGCCGCCGCGGCCGACCTGGCGCGCCACGGCGGCCCCGGCGCGGCGACGATCGACGCCATCGCACGGCGCGCGGAAGTCAGCCGCACCACCATCTACAAGTGGTGGCCGTCCGCAGCGGCGATCGTGCTCGAGGGTCTACTCGACTCCGTGCGCGAATCGATCGTGCGCCCACCGGGAAGCACGACCGTGCAGGCGCTGGTCCATCACGTCGGCGCCCTCAACGCGATCCTCGCCGACCCGACCGTCGGCCCGCTGCTGCGCAATGTGATGGCTGCTGCGGCAGGTGATCCGGCCATCCAGTCGGCGCTGCTCGACCAGTGGATCGAGCCGCGGCGCGGGGCGGTGGTGACGACGCTTCTCGACGCCGTCGCCACCGGCGAGCTCGATGGTGACACCGACATCGAGGTGGTGGTCGACGCACTGGTGTCACCGCCGTACTACCGGCTGGTGTTCGGCATGCCGCCGCTGACCGAGGAGGCGGTCGACGCCCTCGTCGACACGGTGTGGAGCGGCTGCGCCTAG
- a CDS encoding TIGR03619 family F420-dependent LLM class oxidoreductase: protein MQYTCSVAMGPIDQLLEIARTAEEVGFDSIALPDSLFYMEKQSADYPYTPDGSRMWNEDTPWVDPLIAAGAMGAVTSTLRFYTNVMKLGSRNPLLLARQVGSVANLTGDRFGFGVGIGWAPEEFEWCGVPYAKRGKRVDEMIEVIKLVLGGGMVEFHGEFYDFDRLQMSPAPSRPVPFYVGGDTDVALKRAARVGDGWTSAMMTGEQLAETIGKLNALRAEYGRADEPFEFQAVCIDKFGVDGHRELAEAGVTDNIVIPWVFDGLGFDAPIEQKKDSLKRFADTYIHSGWQDR, encoded by the coding sequence ATGCAGTACACCTGCAGCGTGGCGATGGGGCCCATCGACCAGCTGCTCGAGATCGCCCGCACCGCCGAAGAGGTCGGCTTCGACTCGATCGCGCTGCCCGACTCGCTGTTCTACATGGAGAAGCAGTCCGCGGACTACCCGTACACACCGGACGGCTCGCGGATGTGGAACGAGGACACCCCGTGGGTCGACCCGCTGATCGCCGCGGGCGCGATGGGGGCGGTGACCTCGACGCTGCGCTTCTACACCAACGTGATGAAGCTCGGCTCGCGCAACCCGCTGCTGCTGGCGCGTCAGGTCGGCTCGGTGGCGAACCTGACGGGTGACCGGTTCGGTTTCGGCGTCGGAATCGGCTGGGCACCAGAGGAGTTCGAGTGGTGCGGAGTGCCCTACGCCAAGCGGGGCAAGCGCGTCGACGAGATGATCGAGGTGATCAAGCTCGTGCTCGGCGGCGGCATGGTCGAATTCCACGGCGAGTTCTACGACTTCGACCGGTTGCAGATGAGCCCCGCGCCGAGCAGACCGGTGCCGTTCTACGTCGGCGGCGACACCGACGTCGCACTCAAGCGCGCCGCCCGCGTCGGCGACGGATGGACCAGCGCGATGATGACCGGCGAGCAACTCGCCGAGACCATCGGCAAGCTCAACGCGCTGCGCGCCGAGTACGGCCGGGCCGATGAACCGTTCGAGTTTCAGGCCGTCTGCATCGACAAGTTCGGCGTCGACGGCCATCGTGAGCTCGCCGAGGCCGGCGTCACCGACAACATCGTGATCCCCTGGGTGTTCGACGGACTCGGCTTCGACGCGCCGATCGAGCAGAAGAAGGACTCGCTGAAGCGGTTCGCCGACACATACATCCACTCCGGCTGGCAGGACCGCTAG
- a CDS encoding thiolase domain-containing protein, giving the protein MAKNLAAVLGTGQTKYVAKRKDVSMNGLVREAIDRALADAGVTMADIDAVVVGKAPDFFEGVMMPELFMADATGATNKPLIRVHTAGSVGGSTAIVATSLVQSGKYRRVLTMAWEKQSESNAMWALSIPVPFTKPVGAGAGGYFAPHVRAYIRRSGAPTHIGAMVAVKDRLNGAKNPLAHLHQPDITLEKVMASPMLWDPIRYDETCPSSDGAAALVIGDEASADARVADGHPVAWIHATALRTEPLAYAGRDQVNPRASRDAAAALWKAAGITSPIDEIDVGEVYVPFSWYEPMWLESLGFAAEGEGWKLTEAGETAIGGRIPFNPSGGVLSSNPIGASGMIRFAESAIQVMGKGGDHQVPGARKALGHAYGGGAQYYSMWVVSSDKRGA; this is encoded by the coding sequence ATGGCAAAGAATCTCGCCGCCGTCCTGGGCACCGGCCAGACCAAGTACGTCGCCAAGCGCAAGGACGTCTCGATGAACGGCCTGGTCCGCGAGGCGATCGACCGCGCGCTGGCTGACGCGGGCGTGACGATGGCCGACATCGACGCGGTGGTCGTGGGCAAGGCGCCGGACTTCTTCGAGGGCGTGATGATGCCCGAACTGTTCATGGCCGACGCGACCGGCGCGACGAACAAGCCGCTGATCCGCGTGCACACCGCCGGTTCGGTCGGCGGATCGACGGCGATCGTCGCGACCAGTCTGGTGCAGTCGGGCAAGTACCGCCGGGTGCTGACGATGGCATGGGAGAAGCAGTCCGAGTCGAATGCCATGTGGGCGCTGAGCATTCCGGTTCCGTTCACCAAGCCCGTCGGTGCCGGTGCGGGCGGCTACTTCGCTCCGCACGTGCGCGCCTACATCCGCCGCTCTGGTGCGCCGACTCACATCGGCGCGATGGTGGCGGTCAAGGACCGGCTCAACGGCGCCAAGAACCCGCTCGCGCATCTGCACCAGCCGGACATCACGCTGGAGAAGGTGATGGCGTCCCCGATGCTGTGGGATCCGATCCGCTACGACGAGACGTGCCCGTCCTCGGACGGTGCGGCCGCGCTGGTGATCGGGGACGAGGCCAGCGCCGACGCCCGTGTCGCCGACGGACATCCGGTGGCGTGGATCCACGCCACCGCGCTGCGCACCGAACCGCTGGCCTACGCGGGCCGCGATCAGGTCAATCCGCGGGCCAGCCGGGACGCCGCGGCGGCGCTGTGGAAGGCCGCCGGGATCACCAGTCCGATCGACGAGATCGACGTGGGCGAGGTGTACGTGCCGTTCTCGTGGTACGAGCCGATGTGGCTGGAGAGCCTCGGCTTCGCCGCGGAGGGTGAAGGCTGGAAGCTGACCGAGGCCGGCGAGACCGCCATCGGCGGGCGGATCCCGTTCAACCCGTCCGGAGGGGTCCTGTCGTCGAATCCGATCGGCGCCTCCGGCATGATCCGCTTCGCGGAGTCGGCGATCCAGGTGATGGGCAAGGGCGGCGACCACCAGGTTCCGGGCGCGCGCAAAGCCTTGGGTCACGCGTACGGCGGTGGCGCACAGTACTACTCGATGTGGGTCGTCTCGAGCGACAAGCGCGGCGCGTGA
- a CDS encoding thiolase domain-containing protein — protein sequence MTDVAVVGFAHAPHVRRTDGTTNGVEMLMPCFAEIYAELGIGVPDIGFWCSGSSDYLAGRAFSFISAIDSIGAVPPINESHVEMDAAWALYEAYIKILTGEVETALVYGFGKSSAGTLRRVLALQTDPYTVAPLWPDSVSMAGLQARFGLDAGKWTAEQMAQVALDSLNAAPRVDRLEGGSIEELLERPYFAEPLRRHDIAPITDGASAIVLAAGDRARELRERPAWITGFEHRIETPVLGARDLTTSPSTAASAQAATGGDASSIEIAEVYAPFSHQQLILKEATGLGDATTINPSGGALAANPMFSAGLERIGFAARHIFDGNASRVLAHATSGPALQQNLVAVMEGK from the coding sequence ATGACTGACGTAGCAGTGGTCGGCTTCGCGCACGCACCGCATGTCCGCCGCACCGACGGCACCACCAACGGCGTCGAGATGCTCATGCCGTGCTTCGCCGAGATCTACGCCGAGTTGGGCATCGGGGTTCCCGACATCGGGTTCTGGTGCTCAGGATCCTCGGATTACCTTGCCGGCCGCGCGTTTTCGTTCATCTCCGCGATCGACTCGATCGGGGCGGTACCGCCGATCAACGAGTCGCACGTCGAGATGGACGCCGCCTGGGCGCTGTACGAGGCCTACATCAAGATCCTCACCGGCGAGGTGGAGACCGCGCTGGTGTACGGCTTCGGCAAGTCCAGCGCCGGCACCCTGCGCCGCGTGCTCGCGCTGCAGACCGACCCGTACACCGTCGCACCGCTGTGGCCGGACTCGGTCAGCATGGCCGGGCTGCAGGCACGCTTCGGGCTGGACGCGGGCAAGTGGACCGCCGAGCAGATGGCCCAGGTGGCTCTCGACTCGCTCAACGCCGCACCCCGCGTCGACCGCCTCGAGGGCGGAAGCATCGAGGAGCTGCTGGAGCGCCCGTACTTCGCAGAACCGTTGCGCCGCCACGACATCGCGCCGATCACCGACGGCGCCTCGGCGATCGTGCTGGCCGCCGGCGACCGCGCCCGTGAGCTGCGGGAGCGGCCCGCCTGGATCACCGGTTTCGAGCATCGCATCGAGACCCCCGTGCTCGGCGCCCGCGATCTGACGACGTCGCCGTCGACGGCGGCGTCGGCGCAGGCCGCGACCGGAGGGGATGCCTCCTCGATCGAGATCGCCGAGGTCTACGCACCGTTCAGCCACCAGCAGCTGATCCTCAAAGAGGCCACCGGCCTCGGTGATGCGACGACGATAAACCCGTCCGGCGGCGCGCTCGCCGCCAACCCGATGTTCTCGGCCGGGCTGGAGCGTATCGGCTTCGCCGCCCGGCACATCTTCGACGGCAACGCCTCCCGCGTGCTCGCGCACGCGACGAGCGGGCCTGCGCTGCAACAGAATCTGGTTGCTGTTATGGAGGGCAAGTAA
- a CDS encoding Zn-ribbon domain-containing OB-fold protein, whose translation MTTSQSSPVQIDTHEPPLSAPLRLAFDYTRSVGPLLGEFFTALRERRIVGVRGSDGRVHVPPAEYDPVTYEQLTEIVPVASVGTVLSWTWQPEPLEGQPSDRPFAWALIRLDGADTPLLHAVAADGPEAVSTGARVHAHWAEETVGAITDIAYFALGDQAEEVPAPAEGLDPVTMLVVPTSIEIQHTASMPESAFLRALEKGTLLGARSGGPHSDGKVYFPPREANPATGQPLDQFVELADTGTVTTFAIINIPFAGQRIKPPYVAAYVLLDGADIPVLHLVSDIDANEVRMGMRVQAVWKPREEWGLGIDNIEYFRPTGEPDAEYDTYKHHL comes from the coding sequence GTGACCACCAGCCAAAGCAGTCCGGTGCAGATCGACACGCATGAGCCGCCGCTGTCAGCGCCGTTGAGGCTCGCATTCGACTACACCCGTTCAGTCGGACCACTCCTCGGCGAGTTCTTCACCGCTCTGCGCGAGCGACGCATTGTCGGGGTGCGCGGATCCGACGGCCGGGTGCACGTTCCGCCGGCGGAGTACGACCCCGTCACCTACGAACAATTGACCGAGATCGTACCGGTGGCCAGCGTCGGCACGGTGCTGTCGTGGACGTGGCAGCCCGAGCCGCTGGAGGGGCAGCCGTCGGACCGGCCGTTCGCATGGGCGCTGATCCGCCTCGACGGCGCCGACACCCCCCTGTTGCACGCCGTCGCGGCCGACGGTCCCGAGGCCGTCAGCACCGGCGCGCGGGTGCACGCCCACTGGGCCGAGGAGACCGTCGGCGCCATCACCGACATCGCCTACTTCGCGCTCGGCGACCAGGCCGAGGAGGTGCCGGCGCCTGCTGAGGGACTCGACCCCGTCACGATGCTCGTCGTGCCGACCTCGATCGAGATCCAGCACACCGCGTCGATGCCCGAGAGCGCGTTCCTGCGCGCGCTGGAGAAGGGCACCTTGCTGGGCGCCCGCTCCGGCGGCCCACATTCCGATGGAAAGGTGTATTTTCCGCCGCGCGAAGCCAACCCGGCCACCGGCCAACCGCTCGATCAGTTCGTCGAGCTGGCCGACACGGGCACCGTCACCACGTTCGCGATCATCAACATCCCGTTCGCGGGGCAGCGCATCAAGCCGCCCTACGTCGCGGCCTACGTGCTGCTCGACGGCGCCGACATCCCGGTCCTGCACCTGGTGTCGGACATCGACGCCAACGAGGTCCGGATGGGCATGCGCGTCCAGGCGGTCTGGAAGCCCCGCGAGGAATGGGGGCTGGGCATCGACAACATCGAGTACTTCCGGCCGACGGGTGAACCCGACGCCGAGTACGACACCTACAAGCATCACCTCTGA